A region from the Arachis ipaensis cultivar K30076 chromosome B01, Araip1.1, whole genome shotgun sequence genome encodes:
- the LOC107608074 gene encoding uncharacterized protein LOC107608074: MTNLVNMIQANTAITTHAMQQTRQSVRNESGEGAEDCLDGVPRTLAAFLKVDLPIFNGSTNPTEAGNWFQAVERALRTQYVPYDQFVEYAAYHLVGEAQQWWQRERRQLHQQNMDITWTLFQEAFYKKYFHESIKEARELEFLWLKQGYVSCLVPLMIFVMWVEHLLMFVDYDGNRMINDGLMIIDKLVIMSRYV; the protein is encoded by the coding sequence ATGactaacttagttaacatgattCAAGCGAACACTGCTATAACTACTCATGCTATGCAGCAGACAAGGCAATCAGTTAGAAACGAAAGTGGAGAGGGTGCTGAGGATTGCTTAGATGGTGTTCCAAGAACTCTAGCTGCTTTTCTGAAAGTTGACCTACCAATTTTCAATGGATCGACAAACCCTACTGAAGCAGGCAACTGGTTCCAAGCTGTGGAGCGTGCACTGCGAACTCAATATGTACCGTATGACCAGTTCGTGGAATATGCAGCTTATCATCTAGTGGGAGAAGCTCAGCAATGGTGGCAAAGAGAGCGCCGACAGCTACACCAACAAAATATGGACATTACATGGACGTTATTCCAGGAAgctttctacaagaagtactttcatGAGTCAATAAAGGAGGCCAGAGAATTGGAATTCTTATGGTTAAAGCAAGGGTATGTTAGTTGTTTAGTACCTTTGATGATATTTGTGATGTGGGTTGAGCATTTGTTGATGTTTGTTGATTATGATGGAAATAGAATGATAAATGATGGTTTGATGATAATTGATAAGTTGGTAATAATGAGTAGGTATGTATGA